One Halostella limicola genomic window carries:
- a CDS encoding HVO_0758 family zinc finger protein, which translates to MKSVRKALRNGELSKDNYGRLSCTDCDETLKSRNDPSEIGTIRLCPGCESEWQEL; encoded by the coding sequence ATGAAATCCGTCCGGAAGGCGCTACGCAACGGGGAGCTGTCGAAGGACAACTACGGGCGGCTCAGCTGCACGGACTGCGACGAGACCCTCAAGAGCCGGAACGACCCGTCGGAGATCGGAACGATCAGGCTCTGCCCCGGCTGCGAGAGCGAGTGGCAGGAGCTCTGA
- a CDS encoding glycosyltransferase family protein, whose product MEYVQERVATLHAFDDPTPAAPTDRSAVVVPMTDREYAGLAAERVLSTLSAVSPRRVIVALRAPADRVPEFAEWLSTFDAPIDLLWCNAPSVEAMLDDAGLENGFGKGRDVWLALGVAAESAAYVAVHDADATTYAPSHVPRLLAPLSEGYEFTKGYYARVENGRLYGRLFRLFYAPLVRALADAHDADVLDYLGAFRYALAGEFAMTADLARSLRAQRAWGLEVGTLGDAFDHAGFSGTAQVDLGRHEHDHRAVSGPTGLAEMSRQVGAALFRVVEDHGVSPDYDALPERYREAAEGFVRQYAADASFNDLSYDAAAEREQVADYADAVGPPGEDDRLPAWTDAPVDPEAVRRASAEAVDRVTADR is encoded by the coding sequence ATGGAGTACGTTCAGGAGCGGGTCGCGACGCTGCACGCGTTCGACGACCCGACGCCGGCCGCGCCGACCGACCGGAGCGCGGTCGTCGTCCCGATGACCGACCGCGAGTACGCCGGCCTCGCCGCCGAGCGCGTGCTGTCGACGCTGTCGGCGGTCTCGCCGCGCCGTGTTATCGTCGCGCTGCGCGCGCCCGCCGACCGCGTCCCCGAGTTCGCGGAGTGGCTGTCGACCTTCGACGCGCCGATCGACCTGCTGTGGTGCAACGCGCCCTCCGTCGAGGCGATGCTCGACGACGCCGGCCTGGAGAACGGGTTCGGCAAGGGCCGCGACGTGTGGCTGGCCCTCGGCGTCGCCGCCGAGTCCGCGGCGTACGTCGCCGTCCACGACGCCGACGCGACGACGTACGCCCCGAGCCACGTCCCCCGCCTGCTCGCGCCCCTGTCGGAGGGGTACGAGTTCACGAAGGGCTACTACGCCCGCGTCGAGAACGGCCGGCTGTACGGCCGCCTCTTTCGCCTGTTCTACGCGCCGCTGGTCCGGGCGCTCGCGGACGCCCACGACGCCGACGTGCTCGACTACCTCGGCGCGTTCCGGTACGCGCTGGCCGGCGAGTTCGCGATGACCGCCGACCTCGCCCGCAGCCTGCGCGCCCAGCGCGCCTGGGGGCTCGAGGTCGGCACCCTCGGCGACGCCTTCGACCACGCGGGCTTTTCGGGCACCGCGCAGGTCGACCTCGGCCGCCACGAGCACGACCACCGGGCGGTGAGCGGGCCGACCGGCCTCGCCGAGATGTCCCGGCAGGTCGGCGCGGCGCTGTTCCGGGTCGTCGAGGACCACGGCGTCTCGCCCGACTACGACGCGCTCCCGGAGCGCTACCGCGAGGCGGCCGAGGGGTTCGTCCGCCAGTACGCCGCCGACGCGTCGTTCAACGACCTCTCCTACGACGCCGCGGCCGAGCGCGAGCAGGTCGCGGACTACGCCGACGCCGTGGGGCCGCCCGGCGAGGACGACCGCCTCCCCGCGTGGACCGACGCGCCGGTCGATCCCGAGGCGGTCCGGCGCGCCTCCGCGGAGGCCGTCGACCGCGTCACTGCGGACAGATAG
- a CDS encoding NUDIX hydrolase: MQLDLDRVAEHAPRAVTGEKYDAAVLIPVVERGGEAHLLFTKRAEHLGEHPGQMSFPGGGREPEDEDLQATALREAHEEIGLRPDEVEVLGRVDDIRTITEYAVTPFVARVPDREYAPSDDEVAEIAVLSVADMLDEDNYEYERREHPHYGDIVIHYFRVDGYTVWGATGRIVVDFFELTTDWRAPERVDPESRA; this comes from the coding sequence ATGCAACTGGACCTGGACCGCGTCGCCGAGCACGCGCCGCGGGCCGTGACGGGCGAGAAGTACGACGCCGCGGTCCTCATCCCGGTCGTCGAGCGGGGCGGCGAGGCGCACCTCCTGTTCACCAAGCGGGCGGAGCACCTCGGCGAGCACCCCGGTCAGATGAGCTTCCCGGGCGGGGGGCGCGAGCCCGAGGACGAGGACCTGCAGGCGACGGCGCTCCGCGAGGCCCACGAGGAGATCGGCCTCCGCCCCGACGAGGTCGAGGTGCTCGGCCGGGTCGACGACATCCGGACGATCACCGAGTACGCGGTGACGCCGTTCGTCGCGCGCGTCCCCGACCGGGAGTACGCCCCGAGCGACGACGAGGTGGCCGAGATCGCGGTCCTCAGCGTCGCCGACATGCTCGACGAGGACAACTACGAGTACGAGCGCCGGGAGCACCCTCACTACGGCGACATCGTCATCCACTACTTCCGGGTCGACGGCTACACCGTCTGGGGCGCGACCGGACGCATCGTCGTCGACTTCTTCGAGCTGACGACCGACTGGCGCGCCCCGGAGCGCGTCGATCCGGAATCGCGGGCCTGA
- the ptsP gene encoding phosphoenolpyruvate--protein phosphotransferase: protein MSDERRVVSGTGVTPRAGVGEVVRYDPSADLPDPPAGGVDAGAERERFAAGREAARAELERERDRVAEAIGEEEAAVFDAHVQFVEDPQIESAVHEAIDGGLPAPNAVHEAFADHVERFEGMDGRMAERADDLRDVRDRLVRLLTDGDRVDLSSLPEGAVVVAERLTPSDTAQLDPERVAGFATATGGRTSHAAIFARSLALPAVVGVGDALADVPDGTEVLVDGDAGELVVNPTDEERERAATEDLADIRPDPVSTADGREIEVAANVGRPAEVEPAAERGADGIGLYRTEFLFLDRESPPDEDEQYEAYVEALDAFPDGRVVVRTLDVGGDKQVPYLDLPAEENPFLGERGIRRSLGPDADLFEAQLRALLRAAADGEGDLSVMFPLVATAEELEAALAKVDEVAAALDEKGVAHARPELGVMIETPSAVFVADELAERVDFLSIGTNDLAQYVMAAARENDRVADLHDPLHPGVLRAIRRTVGAGHEGGAWVGMCGEMAGDPDVTELLVGLGLDELSMSAVTVPDVKANVEATNAEAARELADAACAAAARDEVRELLGDPASRRGGQSE, encoded by the coding sequence ATGAGCGACGAACGCCGAGTGGTGAGCGGGACCGGCGTCACCCCGCGGGCCGGCGTCGGCGAGGTCGTCCGGTACGACCCCTCGGCCGACCTCCCAGACCCGCCGGCGGGCGGCGTCGACGCCGGCGCGGAGCGCGAGCGGTTCGCCGCCGGCCGCGAGGCGGCGCGGGCGGAACTGGAGCGAGAGCGCGACCGGGTCGCCGAGGCCATCGGCGAGGAGGAGGCGGCCGTGTTCGACGCGCACGTCCAGTTCGTCGAGGACCCGCAGATAGAGTCGGCGGTCCACGAGGCCATCGACGGCGGCCTCCCCGCCCCCAACGCGGTCCACGAGGCGTTCGCCGACCACGTCGAGCGGTTCGAGGGGATGGACGGCCGGATGGCCGAGCGGGCGGACGACCTTCGCGACGTGCGGGACCGCCTCGTCCGCCTGCTCACCGACGGCGACCGCGTCGACCTGTCGTCGCTCCCCGAGGGCGCGGTCGTCGTCGCCGAGCGGCTGACGCCCAGCGACACGGCGCAGCTCGACCCGGAGCGCGTCGCCGGGTTCGCGACGGCGACCGGCGGCCGCACCTCCCACGCGGCCATCTTCGCGCGCTCGCTCGCGCTCCCGGCCGTGGTTGGCGTCGGCGACGCGCTCGCCGACGTGCCGGACGGGACCGAGGTGCTGGTCGACGGCGACGCGGGCGAACTGGTCGTGAACCCGACCGACGAGGAGCGCGAGCGAGCCGCGACGGAGGACCTCGCCGATATCCGACCCGACCCCGTCTCGACCGCGGACGGCCGGGAGATCGAGGTCGCCGCGAACGTCGGCCGGCCGGCGGAGGTCGAGCCGGCGGCGGAGCGCGGCGCCGACGGGATCGGCCTCTACCGCACGGAGTTCCTCTTCCTCGACCGCGAGTCGCCGCCCGACGAGGACGAGCAGTACGAGGCCTACGTCGAGGCGCTGGACGCGTTCCCGGACGGCCGGGTCGTCGTCCGCACCCTCGACGTCGGCGGCGACAAGCAGGTCCCCTACCTCGACCTGCCGGCGGAGGAGAACCCCTTCCTCGGCGAGCGCGGGATCCGGCGGTCGCTCGGCCCGGACGCCGACCTGTTCGAGGCGCAACTGCGCGCGCTCCTGCGGGCCGCAGCGGACGGCGAGGGCGACCTCTCCGTCATGTTCCCGCTGGTGGCGACCGCCGAGGAACTGGAGGCGGCACTGGCGAAAGTCGACGAGGTGGCCGCCGCGCTGGACGAGAAAGGAGTCGCCCACGCCCGCCCGGAGCTGGGCGTGATGATCGAGACGCCGAGCGCCGTCTTCGTCGCGGACGAACTGGCCGAGCGCGTCGACTTCCTCTCTATCGGAACGAACGACCTCGCGCAGTACGTGATGGCCGCGGCGCGGGAGAACGACCGCGTGGCGGACCTCCACGACCCCCTCCACCCCGGCGTCCTGCGGGCGATCCGCCGGACCGTCGGGGCCGGTCACGAGGGGGGCGCCTGGGTCGGGATGTGCGGCGAGATGGCGGGCGACCCCGACGTGACGGAACTGCTCGTCGGGCTCGGCCTCGACGAACTGAGCATGAGCGCCGTCACCGTCCCCGACGTGAAGGCGAACGTGGAAGCGACCAACGCGGAAGCGGCCCGAGAGCTCGCCGACGCGGCGTGCGCGGCCGCCGCGAGGGACGAGGTGCGCGAGCTTCTCGGCGATCCGGCGTCGCGGCGGGGCGGACAGTCGGAGTGA
- a CDS encoding aldo/keto reductase has product MATGQGTWDYRDRFGDEFGRTFFRRYGDGVVSSVGVGTYLGDPTDEVDDAYREAIVTALESGVNVVDTAINYRCQRSERVVGAALDESDVDRDAVLVATKGGFVSFDGERPANPGEYVREEYVEPGLIDRDDLARGSHCIAPDFLDDQIDRSLSNLDVEAVDLYYVHNAETQLAERSRDEVYDRLEAAFRRLEERVAAGDVKAYGVATWDAFRVPPEHDSYLSLSEVVSRARAAAEDAGNDTTGLRAIQLPFNVVMADAFTVAAHDSPDGKQSALRFANDAGLNVFTSASIAQGRLADEIPDDVAAQLAGDTTAQQAINFARSAPGVTCSLVGASSVEHVEENVAAGTFDPLGAEAFDAVFE; this is encoded by the coding sequence ATGGCCACCGGTCAGGGAACCTGGGACTACCGCGACCGCTTCGGCGACGAGTTCGGACGCACCTTCTTCCGGCGGTACGGCGACGGCGTCGTGTCGAGCGTCGGCGTCGGCACGTACCTCGGCGACCCCACAGACGAGGTCGACGACGCGTACCGCGAGGCTATCGTCACCGCGCTGGAAAGCGGGGTGAACGTCGTCGACACGGCGATCAACTACCGCTGCCAGCGCAGCGAACGGGTGGTCGGGGCGGCCCTCGACGAGTCGGACGTCGACCGCGACGCCGTGCTGGTCGCGACGAAAGGCGGGTTCGTCTCGTTCGACGGCGAGCGGCCGGCGAACCCCGGCGAATACGTCCGCGAGGAGTACGTGGAACCGGGGCTGATCGACCGCGACGACCTGGCGCGTGGGAGCCACTGCATCGCGCCGGACTTCCTCGACGACCAGATCGACCGGTCGCTGTCGAACCTCGACGTCGAGGCGGTCGACCTGTACTACGTCCACAACGCGGAGACGCAACTGGCGGAGCGCTCTCGCGACGAGGTGTACGACCGGCTGGAGGCCGCGTTCCGGCGGCTGGAGGAGCGCGTCGCCGCCGGCGACGTGAAGGCCTACGGGGTGGCGACGTGGGACGCCTTCCGGGTTCCGCCGGAGCACGACAGCTACCTCTCGCTCTCGGAAGTCGTCTCGCGGGCGCGGGCCGCCGCCGAGGACGCCGGCAACGACACGACGGGGCTCAGGGCGATCCAGTTGCCGTTCAACGTCGTCATGGCCGACGCGTTCACCGTGGCGGCTCACGACTCGCCGGACGGGAAGCAGAGCGCGCTCCGGTTCGCGAACGACGCGGGGCTGAACGTCTTCACGAGCGCGAGCATCGCGCAGGGGCGACTCGCCGACGAGATCCCCGACGACGTGGCGGCGCAGCTGGCCGGCGACACGACGGCCCAGCAGGCGATCAACTTCGCGCGGAGCGCGCCGGGCGTCACCTGCTCGCTGGTCGGCGCGAGCTCGGTCGAGCACGTCGAGGAGAACGTCGCGGCGGGCACTTTCGACCCGCTCGGCGCGGAGGCGTTCGACGCGGTGTTCGAGTAG
- a CDS encoding DHH family phosphoesterase — MWPSTRPFTFHEGVEAWTASLEPVEIVLIGLGGIALLLGIGVALRWLRRSPGERFRRLLSNRDEVAVLMHPNPDPDAMSSAMAVAAIAESVDTDATLQYPGEIRHQENRAFQTVLGLDFERIETAADLVADEVVLVDHNAPRGFEGASSVEPTAVVDHHPGNGRGDDFTDVRTDYGACATILTEYLRSLGASPNSSGDESTPALTDEVATGLLYGVQSDTNRLTKGCSSAEFDACAFLYPGVDQAVLDRIANPQVSAGVLETKARAINDREVRGSFAVSDVGDVPVVDAIPQAADELTSLEGVTAVVVYGEYEGTLHLSGRSRDDRVHMGEALRAVVEDIPMANAGGHARMGGGQVSVEHMQGIGPSDGVSREEFTDRLFGALDGDV; from the coding sequence ATGTGGCCGTCGACACGGCCGTTCACGTTCCACGAAGGGGTAGAGGCGTGGACGGCGTCGCTGGAGCCGGTCGAGATCGTTCTGATCGGCCTCGGCGGTATCGCACTGCTTCTGGGGATCGGCGTCGCCCTCCGGTGGCTCCGGCGGTCCCCCGGCGAGCGGTTCCGCCGCCTGCTCTCGAACCGCGACGAGGTCGCGGTGCTGATGCACCCGAACCCCGACCCCGACGCGATGTCCTCGGCGATGGCCGTCGCGGCGATCGCGGAGTCGGTCGACACCGACGCGACCCTCCAGTATCCGGGCGAGATCCGCCACCAGGAGAACCGCGCGTTCCAGACGGTGCTCGGCCTCGACTTCGAGCGCATCGAGACCGCCGCGGACCTGGTCGCCGACGAGGTCGTGCTGGTCGACCACAACGCGCCGCGTGGGTTCGAGGGCGCGTCGTCGGTCGAACCGACCGCCGTCGTCGACCACCACCCCGGCAACGGACGGGGCGACGACTTTACCGACGTGCGGACGGACTACGGGGCCTGCGCGACGATACTCACCGAGTACCTCCGGTCGCTCGGCGCGTCGCCGAACTCGAGCGGCGACGAGTCGACCCCGGCGCTCACCGACGAGGTCGCGACCGGACTGCTCTACGGCGTCCAGTCGGACACGAACCGGCTGACCAAGGGGTGTTCCTCCGCGGAGTTCGACGCCTGCGCCTTCCTCTACCCCGGCGTCGACCAGGCGGTGCTCGACCGGATCGCCAACCCGCAGGTCAGCGCCGGCGTGCTGGAGACGAAGGCCCGCGCGATCAACGACCGGGAAGTCCGCGGCTCGTTCGCGGTGTCCGACGTGGGCGACGTGCCCGTCGTCGACGCCATCCCGCAGGCGGCCGACGAACTGACGAGCCTCGAAGGCGTCACGGCGGTCGTCGTCTACGGCGAGTACGAGGGCACGCTCCACCTCTCGGGGCGCTCGCGGGACGACCGGGTCCACATGGGCGAGGCGCTCAGGGCGGTCGTCGAGGACATCCCGATGGCGAACGCGGGAGGGCACGCCCGGATGGGCGGGGGGCAGGTGTCGGTCGAGCACATGCAGGGGATCGGTCCCTCGGACGGCGTCTCCCGCGAGGAGTTCACCGACCGGCTGTTCGGGGCGCTCGACGGCGACGTGTAG
- a CDS encoding HPr family phosphocarrier protein gives MTEERTVTVVPEDGLHARPAALFVEEANEHDAEVEVGPADGDLVSAGSMIAVTGLGVRGGDEVRIVADGVDATAALDALEAILTTPEDELEG, from the coding sequence ATGACGGAGGAGCGAACCGTCACCGTCGTGCCGGAGGACGGCCTGCACGCGCGCCCGGCCGCCCTGTTCGTCGAGGAGGCGAACGAGCACGACGCCGAGGTCGAGGTCGGGCCGGCGGACGGCGACCTCGTCTCGGCGGGGAGCATGATCGCCGTCACCGGTCTCGGCGTGCGGGGCGGCGACGAGGTTCGCATCGTCGCGGACGGCGTCGACGCGACGGCCGCACTCGACGCGCTCGAAGCGATCCTCACGACGCCCGAGGACGAGCTAGAGGGATGA
- a CDS encoding MFS transporter translates to MVFLVNLARVVFAPLVEPLRTAFGFSGGTIGLVVTMTWVGSALPRLPTGYLLTKVPRHSVVFGSGALLTAAAAITAVADSFYALAAGALLMGVTSGAYFIAANPLVSELFPDRVGRAIGVHGMSSQLAAVGAPLVVGGVLAVADWRAVFWLISAVAGATTAVFFLIARRAEMPSAGTKDRAVLAALRRQWPIIVTGVAIIGATGFVWNGVFNFYVTYLVEAKDLGEPMARNALTAVFAAGVPAFVLTGRIAERIAYVPLMLSILGAFVAALLALTVVQGLAAVLLVSLILGYVIHSLFPALDTYLLDSLPDENRASAYSLYSASMMLVQATGSAALGGLTDAGVAFDAVFRGYAVALVAVLVVLLVLYAAGRLPSEAAPA, encoded by the coding sequence ATGGTGTTTCTCGTCAACCTCGCGCGAGTCGTGTTCGCGCCGCTCGTAGAGCCGCTGCGGACCGCGTTCGGCTTCTCCGGCGGTACCATCGGTCTGGTGGTGACGATGACCTGGGTCGGCAGCGCGCTCCCCCGGCTCCCGACGGGCTACCTGCTCACGAAGGTCCCCCGCCACTCCGTCGTCTTCGGATCCGGGGCGCTCCTGACGGCCGCGGCCGCGATCACCGCGGTCGCGGACTCGTTCTACGCGCTCGCCGCCGGCGCGCTCCTGATGGGGGTGACCAGCGGGGCGTACTTCATCGCCGCCAACCCGCTCGTGAGCGAACTGTTCCCCGACCGGGTCGGCCGCGCCATCGGCGTTCACGGCATGTCGAGCCAGCTCGCGGCCGTCGGCGCGCCGCTCGTCGTCGGCGGCGTGCTCGCCGTCGCGGACTGGCGGGCGGTGTTCTGGCTGATAAGCGCCGTCGCCGGCGCGACGACGGCGGTCTTCTTCCTGATCGCCCGCCGCGCTGAGATGCCGTCCGCCGGGACGAAGGACCGCGCCGTTCTGGCGGCCCTGCGGCGGCAGTGGCCGATCATCGTCACCGGCGTCGCCATCATCGGCGCGACCGGGTTCGTCTGGAACGGCGTGTTCAACTTCTACGTGACCTACCTCGTCGAGGCGAAGGACCTCGGCGAGCCGATGGCCCGGAACGCGCTGACCGCCGTGTTCGCCGCCGGCGTTCCGGCGTTCGTCCTCACCGGCCGCATCGCCGAGCGCATCGCGTACGTCCCGCTCATGCTGTCCATCCTCGGCGCGTTCGTCGCCGCCCTGCTCGCGCTGACGGTCGTTCAGGGGCTCGCCGCGGTCCTCCTCGTGAGCCTCATACTCGGCTACGTCATCCACAGCCTCTTCCCCGCGCTGGACACGTACCTGCTCGACTCACTGCCCGACGAGAACCGCGCGAGCGCCTACTCGCTGTACAGCGCGAGCATGATGCTCGTCCAGGCGACCGGCAGCGCCGCCCTCGGCGGGCTGACCGACGCCGGCGTGGCGTTCGACGCCGTGTTCCGGGGCTACGCCGTCGCGCTGGTCGCCGTCCTCGTCGTCCTGCTCGTTCTGTACGCCGCGGGACGCCTGCCGAGCGAGGCCGCGCCGGCCTGA
- a CDS encoding DUF7388 family protein → MLTSADSAVTGLDAVALKPSECRVERAADLPFETVAVDYEGREHLPDAETLAALAEDRQVLVTTPVRADGFDPLGDDSLTGWLPEGVRRVLVAGHPAYLTDEERGRAVAPRLGAAFERAPDAWVGTEGVERVALATGGTQYELLSRTTERDLRSLREAGLDADLAVYAPTVLTDDEDAILDAVGDYAARRKPVARALPEGAPTDSAATGRAREVLSEAVRDYALVGSPETVRERVAALRDAGATTVVGYPARGVDAFSERT, encoded by the coding sequence ATGCTGACCAGTGCCGACTCCGCCGTCACGGGTCTCGACGCGGTGGCGCTGAAGCCGAGCGAGTGCCGCGTCGAGCGAGCGGCGGACCTGCCGTTCGAGACCGTCGCCGTCGACTACGAGGGCCGGGAGCACCTCCCGGACGCCGAGACGCTCGCCGCCCTCGCCGAGGACCGCCAGGTGCTGGTGACCACGCCGGTCCGGGCCGACGGGTTCGACCCGCTCGGCGACGACTCGCTGACCGGGTGGCTCCCGGAGGGCGTTCGCCGCGTCCTCGTCGCGGGGCACCCGGCCTACCTCACGGACGAGGAGCGAGGGCGCGCCGTCGCCCCGCGGCTCGGCGCGGCGTTCGAGCGCGCCCCCGACGCCTGGGTCGGCACCGAGGGCGTCGAGCGCGTGGCGCTGGCCACCGGCGGCACCCAGTACGAACTGCTCTCTCGGACGACCGAGCGGGACCTCCGCTCGCTGCGCGAGGCCGGCCTCGACGCCGACCTCGCCGTCTACGCGCCGACCGTCCTCACCGACGACGAGGACGCCATCCTCGACGCCGTCGGCGACTACGCGGCCCGCCGGAAACCGGTCGCCCGGGCGCTGCCCGAGGGCGCGCCCACCGACAGCGCGGCGACCGGGCGTGCCCGTGAGGTGCTCAGCGAGGCGGTCCGCGACTACGCGCTGGTCGGGTCACCGGAGACCGTCCGCGAGCGCGTCGCCGCCCTCAGAGACGCCGGCGCGACGACCGTCGTCGGCTACCCCGCACGCGGAGTCGACGCGTTCTCGGAGCGGACGTAA
- a CDS encoding DUF7109 family protein gives MDATHDGLAGIVDLFGALTREELHTALSELAYRRGDEFDPDEADEAVDDAVAAYALVEYDGLIVDGPTAFPTLPQGAEDLPHIMDADERSVDREALGERVRERVREDAEAALDAGDDDRAATLLDVCYDVEAWAPVSLEETRTALDRRV, from the coding sequence ATGGACGCGACGCACGACGGCCTCGCCGGGATCGTCGACCTCTTCGGCGCGCTGACCCGCGAGGAGCTACACACGGCGCTCTCGGAGCTCGCCTACCGGCGCGGCGACGAGTTCGACCCGGACGAGGCCGACGAGGCGGTCGACGACGCCGTCGCGGCGTACGCGCTGGTCGAGTACGACGGCCTGATCGTCGACGGGCCGACGGCGTTCCCGACGCTCCCGCAGGGGGCCGAGGACCTGCCCCACATCATGGACGCCGACGAGCGCAGCGTCGACCGCGAGGCGCTGGGCGAGCGGGTGCGCGAGCGCGTCCGCGAGGACGCCGAGGCGGCGCTCGACGCCGGCGACGACGACCGGGCGGCGACGCTGCTCGACGTCTGCTACGACGTGGAGGCGTGGGCCCCGGTGTCGCTGGAGGAGACGCGGACGGCGCTGGACCGGCGAGTCTAA
- a CDS encoding MFS transporter, with the protein MLLWTLLVGVGATGITFGLPKLVADLFPAERVGTASSVYLLGSYLGTATAFGVGRPYLGPLLGGWRELFLATGVAALAYAALWGAVAAWTAGRGVAARSSGASDDGDDRTLRQDLAAVVTNRSMALLVVVGTMYLFVTHGLQGWVVAIFESRGASAAVAGAVASVFVGAQIGGTLVVPSLADRLQRRREGVVACGAACSLGAVGLLTVDGGGWVAAAPLVLVGVGVGGLAPLVRALPVELDDIGPRLTATAVGLVFTVGEVGGFLGPALVGAVRDATGSFAGGVALFAVCGGVAAAAGYALDI; encoded by the coding sequence ATGCTGCTGTGGACGCTCCTCGTGGGCGTCGGCGCGACAGGTATCACGTTCGGGCTGCCGAAGCTCGTCGCGGACCTGTTCCCCGCCGAGCGCGTCGGAACGGCGTCGTCGGTGTACCTGCTCGGGTCGTACCTCGGCACCGCGACCGCGTTCGGCGTCGGCCGACCGTATCTCGGCCCGCTGCTCGGCGGGTGGCGCGAACTGTTCCTCGCGACCGGCGTCGCCGCCCTCGCGTACGCCGCCCTGTGGGGCGCGGTCGCCGCGTGGACCGCCGGGCGGGGCGTCGCGGCCCGCTCGTCCGGCGCGTCGGACGACGGTGACGACCGGACGCTGCGGCAGGACCTCGCCGCCGTCGTCACGAACCGGTCGATGGCGCTGCTCGTGGTCGTCGGGACGATGTACCTGTTCGTCACCCACGGCCTCCAGGGCTGGGTCGTCGCCATCTTCGAGTCGCGCGGGGCGTCGGCCGCCGTCGCCGGGGCGGTCGCCAGCGTCTTCGTCGGCGCACAGATCGGCGGCACGCTGGTCGTCCCCTCGCTGGCCGATCGGCTGCAGCGCCGCCGCGAGGGCGTAGTCGCCTGCGGCGCCGCCTGCTCGCTCGGCGCGGTCGGCCTGCTGACGGTCGACGGCGGCGGGTGGGTCGCGGCCGCGCCGCTCGTCCTGGTCGGGGTCGGCGTCGGCGGGCTCGCGCCACTGGTCCGCGCGCTCCCCGTCGAACTGGACGATATCGGACCGCGGCTCACCGCGACCGCCGTCGGTCTGGTGTTCACCGTCGGCGAGGTCGGCGGCTTCCTCGGCCCGGCGCTCGTCGGCGCGGTCAGGGACGCCACCGGGTCGTTCGCCGGCGGCGTCGCGCTGTTCGCGGTCTGCGGCGGGGTCGCCGCCGCGGCCGGGTACGCGCTGGACATCTGA